The Couchioplanes caeruleus nucleotide sequence GACCAGCCCGGCGACGGTCTGGTCGGCGCGCAGGTCCCGCAGGTGCATCTCGAGCAGCACCTCGGTACGCCGCCGCCCGACCGCGCGGAAGTCGAGGCCCTCCAGCGTGGAGTCGCCGGCCCGGACCGCGCTCAGCACGCCGGCGAGGCGTACCCGGTCGCCCGGGTGGATGATCTCGGGGAGCCGGACGCTCACCGGGTCGGCGCCGAGCACCTGGACCGCGGAGGGGCTCGCGTACCGGACCCGGTCCTCCTCGTCGACGATGAGGATGACGTCGGAGGTGTTGAGCACGAGCGTCCGGAAGTAGGCCTCGCTGTTGCGCCGGATGACCTCCTGGCTGAGCGCGATCCGTTCCAGCGCGAGCGCCACCTGGGTGGCCAGCACCTCGAGGGCGCGCTGCAGCCCCAGCAGCGCCGTCGTCGGGCCGCCGACGTGCAGCACGCCCACCAGCGGGTCGCCGGTGGGACGGTCGGCGAGTACGAGCGGGCAGCGCAGCACCGTGTTGAAGTGGGTCAGCCGGACGGCGACCGCCCAGTCGACGTCGCGGGTGGCGACCAGCCGCGCGGCGGTGCCGGTGGCCCGGTCGACCTCGGACTGGGCCGCCGCCTCGGCCGAGATCGGCTGTTCGGGCTCGGTGATCGCCATGGCCAGCACCACGCGGTGCGGCACGTCGGACGGCAGCAGCTGCGCGACGGCCTTGCGGACGGCGCCGGCCACCTCGTCCGCGTCGGCCGCCGAGACCAGCGCCGCCGACGCCTCGCGCAGGCCGCGCTCGCGGGCCAGGGCCAGCCGGTGACTGGCCATCAGCCCGGCCATCCGGGCCAGGACGAGCAGGAACGTGCAGGTGCTCAGCGCCGCGATCACCGACAGGTTGCGGACGCCCCCGTCGAGGCCGGCCCGCAGCACCAGGACCGCCGGCGCGACGAGCGAGGCCAGGCCCAGCAGCGCCAGCCGGGAACGCCCCAGCTCGGTGGTCGGCCGGGGTGCGGCGTGGGTCAGCTCGGTCATCGACGGGTGCAGCGCGGCCACGCCGAGGGCGGCGTACCAGGGGAGCGGGCCGAGGACGGCCAGGTGGTCGAGCCCGTCGCGGTAGCGGTCCACGTCGGTGACCACCAGCGCCAGCAGCCCGGCGGACAGCCACTCCGCGGCGCCCAGACGGTGGCCGGAGGCGGTGAGCAGCCGGGCGAGCAGCGCGAAGCACAGCAGCCCGCCGACCGGGTACGCCAGCGACACCCACTGACCGTCGGCGGCCGGGACGCCCTCGCGGAGCCGCGGATCGAACACGAACGTCCACGCCAGCAGCGTCAGGCCGCAGGTCAGGGTGAGGGCGTCGAGCAGGCCGCCGCGGTCCCGCCGCCCTCCGGCGCGGTGCCGGACGAACAGCACCAGAGCGGACGCCAGCACCGGGTAGACGGCCAGGAGCAGGCCGGTGCCCACGGCCGGGAGCACGGGTACGGCGAGGTCGGTGCGGGCGGCGTCGCCGAGCGCGGACAGGGCGACGGCGGTCGCGAGGAGCTGCCACGGTGCGCGCGAGACCGGTCTGTGCCGCCGTACACCGAGGCCGATGGCGAGCGCGGCGGCGACTCCCGCGGCGAGGCGTACGGGAG carries:
- a CDS encoding EAL domain-containing protein, translating into MPTRLAAALFGGLMLALAVAHAAEPAWHTPVRLAAGVAAALAIGLGVRRHRPVSRAPWQLLATAVALSALGDAARTDLAVPVLPAVGTGLLLAVYPVLASALVLFVRHRAGGRRDRGGLLDALTLTCGLTLLAWTFVFDPRLREGVPAADGQWVSLAYPVGGLLCFALLARLLTASGHRLGAAEWLSAGLLALVVTDVDRYRDGLDHLAVLGPLPWYAALGVAALHPSMTELTHAAPRPTTELGRSRLALLGLASLVAPAVLVLRAGLDGGVRNLSVIAALSTCTFLLVLARMAGLMASHRLALARERGLREASAALVSAADADEVAGAVRKAVAQLLPSDVPHRVVLAMAITEPEQPISAEAAAQSEVDRATGTAARLVATRDVDWAVAVRLTHFNTVLRCPLVLADRPTGDPLVGVLHVGGPTTALLGLQRALEVLATQVALALERIALSQEVIRRNSEAYFRTLVLNTSDVILIVDEEDRVRYASPSAVQVLGADPVSVRLPEIIHPGDRVRLAGVLSAVRAGDSTLEGLDFRAVGRRRTEVLLEMHLRDLRADQTVAGLVVTLRDVTERRRLERELTHQAFHDSLTGLANRVLFADRLQHALARGARDGSVVGVLFIDLDDFKIVNDTLGHAVGDQLLIAVAERISGALRADDTAARIGGDEFAALVENVQDPGAVEETATRILAALNAPIVVDGEVLQAVASIGITTTPEADNADELLRQADLALYVAKGAGKNRWRRYQSHLHSAMVERLELRSALDHAVNEGHFVLQYQPIVDLSTDEAVGFEALVRWHHPARGLIAPDQFIEVAEESGLIVPMGRWVLDQALHTVAQWRRILPRTRQPYVSVNVSVRQFRQSGFVEQVRASLDYAGVPPQALMLEITETLLMGDDERIWSDLAVLREMGVRIAIDDFGTGYSSLGYLRQRPIDVLKIDKMFIDDMVGDEQQLALVRGIVSLAQTLNLTVVAEGIEDATHRRILAQLGCPLGQGYYYSSPLDPTEALTWLRNPQPIAA